A region from the Methanofollis liminatans DSM 4140 genome encodes:
- a CDS encoding 3-dehydroquinate synthase II → MKLFWVDVRPWNKEIATAAIEAGAQALVVDAAADARGLGRITTIAPDGDLVPGTDVVFAEVTPESPLPDAGRAVLVVSTSDWTIIPLENLVAASDRVVAVVRNAEEAKLALGILEKGVAGVLLQTGDPLEVGRVAAAVQAESPRLAIVPFTVTAVRQIGMGDRACIDTCSLLAEGEGMLLGNTSSGFLLVLAETAENPYVAPRPFRVNAGAVHAYLLRPDGRTSYLSEVRAGDAVMVADATGATAEAAVGRVKIERRPLLLVEAAAGDGKAGLVLQNAETVRLMGKSGPVSVAALKEGDVVMGCAMAKGRHFGMAVEETITET, encoded by the coding sequence ATGAAACTGTTCTGGGTGGACGTGCGCCCCTGGAACAAGGAGATCGCCACGGCGGCGATCGAGGCCGGTGCGCAGGCGCTGGTCGTCGATGCGGCCGCCGATGCGAGAGGCCTCGGCCGGATCACGACGATCGCGCCCGACGGCGACCTGGTGCCGGGAACGGACGTCGTCTTTGCCGAGGTGACGCCCGAGTCGCCCCTCCCGGATGCGGGCCGGGCGGTCCTGGTCGTCTCTACGTCTGACTGGACGATCATCCCGCTCGAAAACCTGGTGGCGGCCTCTGACCGCGTCGTCGCTGTCGTCAGGAATGCAGAGGAGGCGAAACTCGCCCTCGGCATCCTTGAGAAGGGCGTCGCCGGCGTGCTTCTCCAGACCGGCGATCCTCTCGAGGTCGGCCGCGTCGCCGCCGCCGTGCAGGCGGAGAGCCCGCGCCTCGCGATCGTCCCCTTCACCGTCACCGCCGTTCGGCAGATCGGGATGGGAGACCGCGCCTGCATCGACACCTGCTCCCTCCTCGCCGAAGGGGAGGGGATGCTCCTCGGCAACACCTCGTCGGGGTTCCTGCTCGTGCTTGCCGAGACGGCGGAGAACCCGTACGTCGCACCGCGGCCCTTCAGGGTGAACGCCGGTGCGGTCCACGCCTACCTGCTCCGCCCTGACGGGCGCACCTCGTACCTCTCCGAGGTGCGGGCGGGCGACGCCGTCATGGTTGCGGATGCAACCGGCGCCACCGCCGAGGCGGCGGTCGGGCGGGTGAAGATCGAGCGCCGCCCCCTCCTCCTGGTCGAGGCCGCGGCCGGGGACGGGAAAGCCGGGCTCGTCCTCCAGAACGCCGAGACCGTGCGGCTGATGGGCAAGTCCGGGCCGGTCTCGGTCGCCGCCCTGAAGGAGGGCGACGTCGTCATGGGGTGCGCCATGGCGAAGGGCCGCCATTTCGGCATGGCGGTCGAGGAGACGATCACGGAGACCTGA
- a CDS encoding 2-amino-3,7-dideoxy-D-threo-hept-6-ulosonate synthase, with the protein MIGKAIRLERIMDRNTGRTVIVPMDHGFTLGQIEGLRRMPEAVAAVSEGGANAIVMHKGMVKAGHRGHGRDIGLIVHLSASTSLNPDPDDKVLVCTVEEAVALGADAVSIHINLGAPHESRMIEAAGEVSKECTRWGMPLLVMIYPRGKGIDPRSPAAVGHCVRVAEELGADLIKTNYTGDPASFAEITAACSVPVLIAGGEKAGDLATLSAIRDAVSAGASGVCIGRNAFQRDEPASFVRALCRVVHEETAPDAALEGQ; encoded by the coding sequence ATGATCGGAAAAGCGATCCGTCTCGAACGGATTATGGACAGGAACACCGGAAGGACGGTCATCGTCCCGATGGACCACGGCTTCACCCTCGGCCAGATCGAGGGGCTGCGGCGGATGCCCGAGGCGGTTGCGGCCGTCTCCGAGGGCGGCGCGAACGCGATCGTGATGCACAAGGGCATGGTGAAGGCGGGCCACCGCGGCCACGGCCGGGACATCGGGCTGATCGTCCACCTCTCGGCCTCGACCTCTCTGAACCCCGACCCCGACGACAAGGTGCTCGTCTGCACCGTGGAGGAGGCGGTCGCCCTCGGCGCCGACGCGGTCTCGATCCACATCAACCTCGGGGCGCCGCACGAGTCGCGGATGATCGAGGCGGCCGGCGAGGTCTCGAAGGAGTGCACCCGCTGGGGGATGCCGCTCCTCGTGATGATCTACCCGCGGGGCAAGGGGATCGACCCGCGTTCCCCCGCGGCCGTGGGCCACTGCGTCAGGGTTGCCGAAGAGCTCGGCGCCGACCTGATCAAGACGAACTACACCGGCGACCCGGCCTCATTCGCCGAGATCACCGCCGCCTGCTCGGTGCCGGTGCTCATCGCCGGCGGGGAGAAGGCCGGCGACCTCGCCACCCTCTCGGCAATCAGGGACGCCGTCTCGGCCGGGGCGTCAGGGGTGTGCATCGGGAGAAACGCCTTCCAGCGTGACGAGCCAGCATCCTTTGTGCGGGCGCTCTGCCGGGTCGTCCACGAGGAGACCGCACCCGACGCCGCACTGGAGGGCCAATGA
- a CDS encoding 2-amino-3,7-dideoxy-D-threo-hept-6-ulosonate synthase translates to MRGKQIRMERIMDRNTGKTIIVPMDHGVTAGPMPGLIDMGKTVDLVAAGGANAVLGHPGLALYGHRQSGRDVGLILHLSASTSLGPDPNEKVIVNTVTNALKMGADAVSVHINIGAPSEARMLADLGRIGVECMEWGMPLLAMMYPRGAKIADEKDVGAVCLAARAGAELGADIVKTVYTGDPDSFREVTRGCPVPVVVAGGSKTDDLSTLQLIEGAMEGGAAGISIGRNAFQHPHPDLFIMAAAAIVHGGRSAEEALEMVK, encoded by the coding sequence ATGAGAGGAAAACAGATCAGGATGGAACGCATCATGGACCGGAACACCGGAAAGACGATCATCGTACCGATGGATCACGGTGTGACGGCCGGGCCCATGCCCGGACTCATCGATATGGGAAAGACCGTTGACCTTGTCGCCGCCGGCGGAGCAAACGCCGTGCTCGGCCACCCTGGCCTCGCCCTCTACGGCCACCGGCAGAGCGGGAGGGACGTGGGGCTCATTCTCCACCTCTCGGCCTCGACGAGTCTCGGGCCCGATCCGAACGAGAAGGTGATCGTGAACACCGTCACCAACGCCCTGAAGATGGGCGCCGACGCCGTCTCGGTCCATATCAATATCGGCGCTCCTTCAGAGGCGCGGATGCTCGCAGACCTCGGGAGGATCGGCGTGGAGTGCATGGAGTGGGGGATGCCCCTGCTGGCGATGATGTACCCGCGGGGCGCAAAGATCGCCGACGAGAAGGATGTCGGAGCGGTCTGCCTCGCGGCGCGGGCCGGTGCCGAACTCGGCGCCGACATCGTCAAGACCGTCTACACCGGCGACCCGGACTCGTTCCGGGAGGTAACGAGGGGCTGTCCGGTGCCGGTGGTCGTCGCCGGGGGTTCGAAGACCGACGACCTCTCGACCCTGCAGTTGATCGAGGGGGCGATGGAGGGCGGCGCCGCCGGGATCTCCATCGGGAGAAACGCCTTCCAGCACCCGCACCCCGACCTCTTCATCATGGCGGCGGCGGCGATCGTGCATGGAGGACGGAGTGCGGAAGAGGCGCTGGAGATGGTGAAATGA
- a CDS encoding methenyltetrahydromethanopterin cyclohydrolase yields MISLNAGALQTTAGMVARADPLGIRAGTMDCGARIVDCGADVPGSYEAGCRLVEACCGGCAAARIEIGEFGPYAIPVLHMTVSNPAIACLGAQLPLWRVTAAGEGADAGGPGRALARKPAALYQRLNHEESAEEALITLTADWPPDESEAGIIAEACRIDPANLTLMVAPAGSIAGTVHLAGLAAATALARIMNTGFEPLRIVHLALRVPVAPPGPDGESVRAAASLAGSACGTLHLIADGFEEALSGVVDERGTAGAGREGRFTAPIAEATISDLRDGSVRRFGSRDPTKILEHFGIRKRRGRTDRITDIR; encoded by the coding sequence ATGATCAGTCTGAACGCCGGGGCCCTCCAGACGACCGCAGGGATGGTTGCCCGGGCAGATCCCCTCGGGATCAGGGCCGGAACCATGGACTGCGGCGCACGGATCGTCGACTGCGGCGCCGATGTTCCCGGGAGTTATGAGGCCGGGTGCCGCCTCGTCGAGGCGTGCTGCGGGGGATGTGCCGCGGCGCGTATCGAGATCGGGGAGTTTGGACCCTATGCCATCCCGGTCCTCCACATGACCGTCTCGAACCCGGCGATTGCCTGCCTCGGCGCCCAGCTCCCCCTCTGGAGGGTGACGGCCGCCGGAGAGGGCGCCGACGCGGGCGGGCCTGGAAGGGCACTCGCCAGAAAGCCGGCGGCACTCTACCAGCGACTGAATCATGAAGAGAGTGCAGAAGAGGCCCTGATCACCCTTACCGCCGACTGGCCACCGGACGAGAGCGAGGCCGGGATCATCGCCGAGGCCTGCCGGATCGATCCGGCGAACCTCACCCTCATGGTCGCCCCGGCCGGGAGCATCGCCGGAACAGTCCACCTCGCCGGGCTTGCCGCAGCGACGGCCCTTGCACGGATCATGAACACAGGCTTTGAACCCCTGCGAATCGTCCACCTCGCCCTCAGGGTGCCGGTGGCGCCGCCCGGTCCGGACGGTGAGAGTGTCAGGGCCGCTGCATCCCTGGCCGGTTCAGCCTGCGGGACGCTCCACCTGATCGCGGACGGCTTTGAGGAGGCACTTTCCGGGGTTGTCGATGAACGAGGAACCGCGGGCGCCGGGCGGGAGGGGAGGTTCACCGCACCCATCGCCGAGGCCACCATCTCAGACCTCAGGGACGGGAGCGTCCGCCGTTTCGGGTCCAGGGATCCCACAAAAATCCTCGAACATTTCGGGATCAGAAAACGACGGGGCCGGACAGATCGGATCACCGACATCAGGTAA
- a CDS encoding methyl-accepting chemotaxis protein, with protein MTIEKPEKIEDTLQRALKGDHSVRINIDLLQEEFRPLGKMVNTAIERMAEAEKLKRRADAFVKFNPQAIAVLAGDKHRLDLNKQYEKAWRGSYDELMAKKLYDFNIKTTGDDFYASFKTKKMAVSDMEISWEDQTKTYLRLFQLPILDENGEIDVNYYIYQDLTEQMNELEKIRALQRRADHFVKYNPQAIAVLAADKHRLDLNKQYEKAWRGSYDELMAKKLYDFNIKTTGDDFYASFETKKMAVSDMEISWEDRTKTYLRLFQLPILDENGEIDVNYYIYQDNTALVEKERETQQQAALLATSAEELKVAMDEMAKGDLTALVEIEDNDPLRDLKLNYRHSREGIKAALIKASGIGEKVRGSSAETSRSSADISRAIEQVASKSQQSAEDAKRQLENLEEVARAMSDLSASIEEIASTAQGVLDGTAAAVRVGNEADKLGREATQKMRQVETITKEGVEEFSQLNREMQEISKIVKLINDISSQTNLLALNAAIEAARAGEHGRGFAVVAGEVRNLAGESKNATNHIEDLIGSIQSKSEKTGRDLQAAIAEIAAGVESVNQAIDTLNRIVAAVKEAHESVSEIARATEDQASATNRVMERMDVTNRMTKETMARIEDMAALTEEVSASAQEVGSAAEEVAEMAGEMKESLDSFRLK; from the coding sequence ATGACAATAGAAAAACCAGAAAAAATTGAAGATACCCTGCAGCGCGCCCTGAAAGGAGACCATTCAGTGCGGATCAACATCGATCTCCTCCAGGAGGAGTTCAGACCCCTCGGAAAAATGGTCAATACCGCCATAGAGCGGATGGCAGAAGCTGAAAAGTTGAAAAGGAGGGCCGATGCCTTCGTAAAATTTAATCCCCAGGCAATCGCCGTCCTCGCCGGCGACAAGCACCGCCTCGACCTCAACAAACAGTACGAGAAGGCCTGGCGCGGCTCGTACGACGAACTGATGGCAAAGAAACTCTACGACTTCAATATCAAGACGACCGGCGACGATTTCTACGCCTCCTTCAAGACAAAGAAGATGGCGGTCTCTGACATGGAGATCTCCTGGGAAGACCAGACAAAGACCTATCTCCGCCTCTTCCAGCTCCCGATCCTGGACGAAAACGGGGAGATCGACGTCAACTACTATATCTACCAGGACCTCACCGAGCAGATGAACGAGCTCGAGAAGATCCGCGCCCTGCAGAGGCGTGCCGACCACTTCGTCAAGTACAACCCTCAGGCGATCGCCGTCCTCGCTGCCGACAAGCACCGCCTCGACCTCAACAAACAGTACGAGAAGGCCTGGCGCGGCTCGTACGACGAACTGATGGCGAAGAAGCTCTACGACTTCAACATCAAGACGACCGGCGACGATTTCTACGCCTCATTCGAGACGAAGAAGATGGCAGTCTCTGACATGGAGATCTCCTGGGAAGACCGGACAAAGACCTATCTCCGCCTCTTCCAGCTCCCGATCCTGGATGAAAACGGGGAGATCGATGTCAACTACTACATCTACCAGGACAACACCGCACTCGTGGAAAAGGAGAGAGAGACGCAGCAGCAGGCCGCCCTTCTCGCCACAAGCGCAGAAGAACTGAAAGTTGCCATGGACGAGATGGCAAAGGGCGACCTCACCGCACTCGTGGAGATCGAGGATAACGATCCGCTCCGCGACCTCAAGCTCAACTACCGCCATTCCCGCGAAGGGATCAAGGCGGCCCTGATCAAGGCATCCGGTATCGGCGAGAAGGTGAGGGGCAGTTCGGCGGAGACGAGCCGCAGCTCGGCCGACATCTCCCGGGCGATCGAGCAGGTCGCGTCCAAGAGCCAGCAGAGCGCAGAGGACGCGAAAAGGCAGCTCGAAAATCTCGAAGAGGTGGCGCGCGCGATGTCCGACCTCTCGGCATCGATCGAGGAGATCGCCAGCACCGCACAGGGCGTGCTCGACGGGACCGCCGCGGCGGTCAGGGTCGGGAACGAGGCCGACAAACTCGGGCGTGAGGCGACCCAGAAGATGCGCCAGGTCGAAACCATTACAAAGGAAGGCGTCGAGGAGTTTTCACAGCTGAACAGGGAGATGCAGGAGATCTCCAAGATCGTCAAACTCATCAATGACATCTCCAGCCAGACCAACCTGCTTGCACTGAACGCCGCCATCGAAGCAGCGAGGGCGGGCGAGCACGGGAGGGGCTTCGCCGTGGTCGCAGGCGAGGTGCGCAACCTTGCCGGCGAGTCCAAGAACGCAACCAACCATATCGAAGACCTCATCGGCAGCATCCAGTCCAAGAGCGAGAAGACCGGCCGGGACCTTCAGGCGGCCATCGCAGAGATCGCCGCCGGGGTCGAGAGCGTCAACCAGGCGATCGATACCCTGAACCGGATCGTCGCCGCCGTCAAAGAGGCGCATGAGAGCGTTTCCGAGATCGCACGGGCGACCGAGGACCAGGCGAGCGCCACCAACCGCGTGATGGAGCGGATGGACGTGACAAACAGGATGACGAAGGAGACGATGGCGCGGATCG